A DNA window from Paramormyrops kingsleyae isolate MSU_618 chromosome 10, PKINGS_0.4, whole genome shotgun sequence contains the following coding sequences:
- the brms1 gene encoding breast cancer metastasis-suppressor 1 isoform X2 → MPAHPTPREPEEELDPEQEVPEANGELDEEQEREREEETMEESGEDRESEAGSNSEDSEAEEEEEEEEEEEESSEMDDEDYERRKLECLDEMSDLEKQFMELKEKLFRERLSQVKLKLEEVLAGHAGEYKEPLAVLQRNMQLRTEVAGVYKELCLQVIKHKYDCELQGAQQHLESERSLLLDTMKTELLDQIHRLEEERQSRDISSEWWSDELKGKKCRRRSHTARPERRKKAALVSGPYIVYMLKDVDILEDWTAIKKAKAAVLPLKKKSENRQQYGARCQGGTLYYEGERFCKGNTILLHVKEDSTSQAVITAVSSGEVWLRRTDGSKTKIYVSQLQKGKYTISKA, encoded by the exons ATGCCGGCACATCCCACACCGAGGGAGCCCGAGGAGGAGCTGGACCCGGAGCAGGAGGTGCCGGAGGCCAACGGGGAGCTGGACGAGGAGCAGGAGCGTGAACGGGAGGAGGAGACGATGGAGGAGAGCGGTGAGGACAGGGAGAGTGAGGCGGGGAGCAACTCCGAGGACAGCGAAgctgaagaggaggaggaggaggaggaggaagaggaagagagcTCAG AGATGGACGATGAGGACTACGAGAGAAGGAAACTGGAGTGCCTGGATGAGATGTCGGATCTGGAGAAGCAGTTCATGGAGCTTAAAGAAAA GCTGTTCCGGGAGAGGTTAAGCCAGGTGAAGCTGaagctggaagaggtgttggcaGGCCACGCAGGGGAGTACAAAGAGCCACTGGCCGTCTTGCAGCGGAACATGCAGCTGCGCACAGAGGTCGCCG GGGTCTACAAAGAGCTGTGTCTGCAGGTGATCAAGCACAAGTACGACTGCGAGCTGCAGGGGGCCCAGCAGCACCTGGAG AGTGAGCGCTCGCTGCTGTTAGACACCATGAAGACGGAGCTACTGGATCAGATCCATAGACTGGAAGAAGAGAGGCAGAGCAGGGACATCAGTTCCG AATGGTGGAGCGATGAACTGAAGGGGAAGAAGTGTAGAAGGCGGAGCCACACGGCACGGCCAGAGAGGAGGAAGAAAGCAGCCCTCGTGTCCG GGCCCTACATAGTCTATATGCTGAAAGATGTCGACATACTAGAAGACTGGACAGCCATTAAGAAG GCTAAAGCAGCTGTGTTGCCCTTGAAGAAGAAATCGGAAA ACAGACAGCAGTATGGTGCACGATGCCAGGGGGGGACGCTGTACTACGAGGGGGAACGTTTCTGCAAAGGGAACACGATCCTCCTGCACGTCAAGGAAGACAGCACCTCACA GGCGGTAATCACGGCGGTGAGCTCCGGCGAAGTCTGGTTGAGGAGAACGGACGGCAGCAAAACCAAGATTTATGTTTCGCAGCTTCAGAAAGGCAAATACACAATCAGCAAGGCCtga
- the brms1 gene encoding breast cancer metastasis-suppressor 1 isoform X3 → MRTTREGNWSAWMRCRIWRSSSWSLKKSKRDREAVPGEVKPGEAEAGRGVGRPRRGVQRATGRLAAEHAAAHRGVYKELCLQVIKHKYDCELQGAQQHLESERSLLLDTMKTELLDQIHRLEEERQSRDISSEWWSDELKGKKCRRRSHTARPERRKKAALVSGPYIVYMLKDVDILEDWTAIKKAKAAVLPLKKKSENRQQYGARCQGGTLYYEGERFCKGNTILLHVKEDSTSQSVPLSLRISLSLRPSPSLLLSPAPCWHVIISPAACFKLNDTKDCSCAVPDNTNMVEIHRAADAGFPDDGGATLTQNGSVAPF, encoded by the exons ATGAGGACTACGAGAGAAGGAAACTGGAGTGCCTGGATGAGATGTCGGATCTGGAGAAGCAGTTCATGGAGCTTAAAGAAAAGTAAGCGGGACAGAGAG GCTGTTCCGGGAGAGGTTAAGCCAGGTGAAGCTGaagctggaagaggtgttggcaGGCCACGCAGGGGAGTACAAAGAGCCACTGGCCGTCTTGCAGCGGAACATGCAGCTGCGCACAGAG GGGTCTACAAAGAGCTGTGTCTGCAGGTGATCAAGCACAAGTACGACTGCGAGCTGCAGGGGGCCCAGCAGCACCTGGAG AGTGAGCGCTCGCTGCTGTTAGACACCATGAAGACGGAGCTACTGGATCAGATCCATAGACTGGAAGAAGAGAGGCAGAGCAGGGACATCAGTTCCG AATGGTGGAGCGATGAACTGAAGGGGAAGAAGTGTAGAAGGCGGAGCCACACGGCACGGCCAGAGAGGAGGAAGAAAGCAGCCCTCGTGTCCG GGCCCTACATAGTCTATATGCTGAAAGATGTCGACATACTAGAAGACTGGACAGCCATTAAGAAG GCTAAAGCAGCTGTGTTGCCCTTGAAGAAGAAATCGGAAA ACAGACAGCAGTATGGTGCACGATGCCAGGGGGGGACGCTGTACTACGAGGGGGAACGTTTCTGCAAAGGGAACACGATCCTCCTGCACGTCAAGGAAGACAGCACCTCACAGTCAGTCCCGCTCTCTCTCCGCATCTCTCTGTCGCTCCGTCCTTCtccttctctgctcctctcCCCCGCTCCCTGTTGGCATGTCATCATCTCTCCTGCGGCCTGTTTCAAACTGAACGACACCAAGGATTGTTCTTGTGCTGTCCCAGACAATACGAACATGGTTGAAATTCATAGAGCAGCTGATGCTGGCTTTCCGGATGACGGAGGTGCCACACTTACACAAAATGGCTCTGTGGCCCCTTTTTAG
- the brms1 gene encoding breast cancer metastasis-suppressor 1 isoform X1: MPAHPTPREPEEELDPEQEVPEANGELDEEQEREREEETMEESGEDRESEAGSNSEDSEAEEEEEEEEEEEESSEMDDEDYERRKLECLDEMSDLEKQFMELKEKLFRERLSQVKLKLEEVLAGHAGEYKEPLAVLQRNMQLRTEVAGVYKELCLQVIKHKYDCELQGAQQHLESERSLLLDTMKTELLDQIHRLEEERQSRDISSEWWSDELKGKKCRRRSHTARPERRKKAALVSGPYIVYMLKDVDILEDWTAIKKAKAAVLPLKKKSENRQQYGARCQGGTLYYEGERFCKGNTILLHVKEDSTSQSVPLSLRISLSLRPSPSLLLSPAPCWHVIISPAACFKLNDTKDCSCAVPDNTNMVEIHRAADAGFPDDGGATLTQNGSVAPF; encoded by the exons ATGCCGGCACATCCCACACCGAGGGAGCCCGAGGAGGAGCTGGACCCGGAGCAGGAGGTGCCGGAGGCCAACGGGGAGCTGGACGAGGAGCAGGAGCGTGAACGGGAGGAGGAGACGATGGAGGAGAGCGGTGAGGACAGGGAGAGTGAGGCGGGGAGCAACTCCGAGGACAGCGAAgctgaagaggaggaggaggaggaggaggaagaggaagagagcTCAG AGATGGACGATGAGGACTACGAGAGAAGGAAACTGGAGTGCCTGGATGAGATGTCGGATCTGGAGAAGCAGTTCATGGAGCTTAAAGAAAA GCTGTTCCGGGAGAGGTTAAGCCAGGTGAAGCTGaagctggaagaggtgttggcaGGCCACGCAGGGGAGTACAAAGAGCCACTGGCCGTCTTGCAGCGGAACATGCAGCTGCGCACAGAGGTCGCCG GGGTCTACAAAGAGCTGTGTCTGCAGGTGATCAAGCACAAGTACGACTGCGAGCTGCAGGGGGCCCAGCAGCACCTGGAG AGTGAGCGCTCGCTGCTGTTAGACACCATGAAGACGGAGCTACTGGATCAGATCCATAGACTGGAAGAAGAGAGGCAGAGCAGGGACATCAGTTCCG AATGGTGGAGCGATGAACTGAAGGGGAAGAAGTGTAGAAGGCGGAGCCACACGGCACGGCCAGAGAGGAGGAAGAAAGCAGCCCTCGTGTCCG GGCCCTACATAGTCTATATGCTGAAAGATGTCGACATACTAGAAGACTGGACAGCCATTAAGAAG GCTAAAGCAGCTGTGTTGCCCTTGAAGAAGAAATCGGAAA ACAGACAGCAGTATGGTGCACGATGCCAGGGGGGGACGCTGTACTACGAGGGGGAACGTTTCTGCAAAGGGAACACGATCCTCCTGCACGTCAAGGAAGACAGCACCTCACAGTCAGTCCCGCTCTCTCTCCGCATCTCTCTGTCGCTCCGTCCTTCtccttctctgctcctctcCCCCGCTCCCTGTTGGCATGTCATCATCTCTCCTGCGGCCTGTTTCAAACTGAACGACACCAAGGATTGTTCTTGTGCTGTCCCAGACAATACGAACATGGTTGAAATTCATAGAGCAGCTGATGCTGGCTTTCCGGATGACGGAGGTGCCACACTTACACAAAATGGCTCTGTGGCCCCTTTTTAG
- the ppp1r14bb gene encoding protein phosphatase 1 regulatory subunit 14B, with the protein MAAITSPESSPQPRVYFQTPPDTDETEVPVRKQGRVTVKYDRKELRKRLNLEEWIIDQLTDLYDCEEEAIPELEIDVDELLDLPSDGDRASRVKDLLVDCYKPTDDFVTELLDKIRGMQKLSTPQKK; encoded by the exons ATGGCCGCAATAACTAGCCCAGAATCTAGCCCACAACCTCGGGTGTATTTCCAGACGCCACCCGATACCGATGAAACCGAAGTTCCGGTTCGGAAACAAGGACGTGTCACCGTGAAATACGATCGAAAAGAACTGAGAAAAAGACTGAACCTGGAGGAATGGATTATCGACCAGCTAACTGATCTATACGACTGTGAG GAGGAAGCCATCCCAGAGCTGGAGATTGATGTGGACGAGCTGCTGGACCTGCCCAGCGACGGGGATCGGGCTTCCAGGGTCAAG GACTTGCTGGTAGACTGTTACAAACCTACTGAT GACTTTGTGACTGAGCTTCTGGACAAGATCCGAGGCATGCAGAAGCTCAGCACCCCTCAGAAGAAGTGA